A portion of the Moraxella ovis genome contains these proteins:
- a CDS encoding ABC1 kinase family protein, which produces MLISHRKRLLSLYRIAAKYRLDMHLPIDDMPELAPLARLIRLHPASLGKSHHPMGIKLAFEEMGTLFLKLGQLLSTRSDLLPPNIIAQLSLLQDKVAPFDVDILKSEIQNPKTGLGKPVDELFARFDNKPLAAASIAQVHTASLHDGREVVVKVVRPDIKPVIIQDFELLREMANWLSARLESARAVHIVSVVEDYRQIMLNELDLTLESANATRMRNNFTGSSLIYVPESYMANKSVMVSERIFGVPISQTDKFDALGYDRSLLAKNGLTIFFTQVFRDNFFHADMHPGNIFVETLPNGEAVTNPRYLGLDCAIMGELSRDDQLVVARMLLSVMNGNYTALVDIISQAGWIPPSADKHALIRDMARTVSPMVSKPMSELDFAGILFEILNIARRHQMSIPPQLMLLLKTLVHVEGLGRELYPALDIWSLAKPILTAWVKDQLDPVKNLNDIKEKSPELLLSATELPKLITQGVQSMATLGARQDKELREIQALRADFLNQKRHDWIALGGFLGFIAIGLTVPIWWVGVIFHVLAIGFVIWRILI; this is translated from the coding sequence ATGCTCATCTCTCATCGTAAACGCCTACTTTCGCTATATCGCATCGCTGCTAAATATCGCCTAGACATGCATCTGCCCATCGATGACATGCCAGAGCTTGCGCCATTGGCACGTCTGATTCGCCTGCATCCTGCAAGCCTAGGCAAATCGCATCACCCCATGGGCATCAAGCTCGCCTTTGAAGAGATGGGTACGCTTTTCTTAAAATTAGGGCAGCTGCTCTCCACACGATCCGACCTACTGCCGCCAAACATCATCGCGCAGTTATCACTATTACAGGATAAAGTCGCACCCTTCGATGTGGACATCCTAAAATCCGAAATCCAAAACCCTAAGACAGGGCTTGGCAAGCCTGTCGATGAGCTATTCGCTCGGTTTGATAATAAGCCACTCGCCGCCGCCAGTATCGCTCAAGTACACACCGCCAGCCTCCACGACGGTCGTGAAGTGGTCGTAAAGGTCGTTCGCCCTGACATCAAGCCTGTCATCATTCAAGACTTCGAGCTGCTGCGCGAAATGGCAAATTGGCTGTCCGCTCGATTAGAGTCTGCGCGCGCCGTGCATATTGTCAGCGTGGTAGAGGACTACCGGCAGATCATGCTAAATGAGCTGGATCTCACCCTAGAATCTGCCAACGCCACTCGCATGCGCAACAACTTCACAGGCTCATCGCTGATCTACGTGCCAGAATCGTACATGGCGAATAAGTCGGTCATGGTCTCGGAGCGAATTTTTGGCGTGCCGATTTCTCAGACGGATAAATTTGATGCCTTAGGCTATGATCGCTCGTTACTTGCCAAGAATGGCTTGACGATATTCTTCACGCAGGTGTTTCGCGATAACTTCTTCCACGCGGACATGCACCCTGGCAATATCTTTGTCGAAACCCTACCCAATGGTGAAGCCGTCACCAATCCGCGCTACCTAGGGCTGGACTGTGCAATCATGGGTGAGCTGTCACGCGATGATCAACTGGTTGTCGCGCGCATGCTGCTGTCAGTCATGAATGGCAACTACACCGCCCTAGTAGATATCATCTCTCAAGCAGGCTGGATACCGCCATCTGCTGACAAGCACGCACTTATCCGTGATATGGCGCGCACGGTCAGCCCCATGGTGTCCAAACCCATGAGCGAGCTTGACTTTGCTGGCATCTTATTTGAGATATTAAACATCGCGCGCCGTCATCAGATGAGCATACCGCCGCAGCTGATGCTACTGCTTAAGACCTTGGTTCATGTCGAAGGGCTCGGGCGTGAGCTGTATCCTGCGCTAGACATCTGGTCTCTGGCCAAGCCAATCTTAACCGCGTGGGTAAAAGACCAACTAGACCCCGTCAAAAATCTAAACGACATCAAAGAAAAAAGCCCCGAGTTACTGCTCTCCGCCACCGAACTGCCTAAGCTCATCACGCAAGGCGTGCAGTCCATGGCAACACTGGGGGCAAGACAAGACAAAGAACTGCGCGAGATCCAAGCGCTGCGTGCTGATTTCTTGAATCAAAAACGCCATGACTGGATTGCCTTGGGTGGATTTTTAGGATTTATCGCGATTGGTCTGACCGTGCCGATTTGGTGGGTGGGCGTAATATTTCATGTATTGGCGATTGGGTTTGTGATTTGGAGAATACTAATATAA
- a CDS encoding SCP2 sterol-binding domain-containing protein has protein sequence MISVLALGLVERIINGALGTDPIAISHLNGLSGKTFRVIIANPSLSVDVLFCDDHVRFEPVSQSLFEPQGGIITEPDCTLHTTSPRELLALMQNPSGNLPIKGDHKVLMQIKALSDDFSPDAFAQLENLIGKSGASYAYMLTQEMSPIISPVLDSLKTIITGAITPAQDSALDDAISQKKQELLRLQSDIEREQARLTALQNQS, from the coding sequence ATGATTAGCGTGCTCGCTCTTGGGCTTGTTGAGCGCATCATCAATGGTGCGCTTGGCACGGATCCCATCGCCATTTCACATCTTAATGGTCTGTCTGGCAAGACATTTCGCGTGATCATTGCCAATCCATCGCTGTCCGTTGATGTGCTGTTTTGTGATGATCATGTGAGGTTTGAGCCTGTCAGCCAAAGCCTCTTTGAACCCCAAGGCGGTATCATCACAGAACCTGACTGCACGCTGCATACTACCAGTCCAAGAGAGCTACTGGCACTCATGCAGAACCCATCGGGCAACCTTCCCATTAAGGGCGATCATAAGGTGCTCATGCAAATCAAAGCCCTAAGCGATGATTTTAGCCCCGATGCATTCGCCCAATTAGAAAACCTAATCGGCAAAAGCGGTGCAAGCTATGCCTACATGCTCACCCAAGAGATGTCCCCGATTATCTCGCCCGTGCTCGACTCTCTAAAGACCATCATCACAGGTGCAATCACCCCAGCTCAGGACAGCGCGCTGGACGATGCCATCAGCCAAAAAAAGCAAGAACTGCTGCGCCTACAAAGTGACATCGAACGCGAACAAGCTCGCCTAACCGCCCTACAAAACCAATCATAA
- the ubiE gene encoding bifunctional demethylmenaquinone methyltransferase/2-methoxy-6-polyprenyl-1,4-benzoquinol methylase UbiE, whose amino-acid sequence MSQDNKSNEFTNPNILPTGTPQGQSAMQSPANADNPTQRAYSENVGETTHFGYQTVDAREKQSKVAEVFTSVASKYDIMNDLMSFGIHRLWKRYAISLTGVRSGQRVLDIAGGTGDLAKVFSREVGRSGRVVLSDINEAMLEIGRTRLINAGCNNVDFVLANAETLEPFEDNSFDLVTISFGLRNVTDKQKALEAMHRVLKPGGRLLVLEFSKPVFKPLSKAYDLYSFTALPVMGKIVAGDAESYQYLAESIRMHPDQTTLKGMMEKAGFVNCDYHNLTGGIVAVHRGFKARR is encoded by the coding sequence ATGAGCCAAGATAACAAGTCAAACGAATTTACCAATCCTAATATTTTGCCTACTGGCACGCCACAAGGACAGTCAGCAATGCAAAGCCCTGCCAATGCGGACAATCCGACGCAGCGCGCTTATTCTGAGAACGTGGGCGAGACGACGCATTTTGGTTATCAGACCGTGGATGCCCGAGAAAAACAAAGTAAAGTCGCCGAGGTCTTCACCTCTGTCGCCTCAAAATACGACATCATGAACGACCTCATGAGCTTTGGTATTCACAGACTATGGAAGCGTTATGCCATCAGCCTAACTGGCGTGCGTTCAGGTCAGCGCGTGCTTGACATCGCGGGCGGTACAGGCGATCTTGCCAAAGTGTTTAGCCGTGAAGTGGGTCGCTCAGGTCGCGTGGTGCTGTCTGACATCAACGAAGCGATGCTTGAGATCGGTCGTACTCGCCTGATTAATGCAGGTTGCAATAACGTTGATTTCGTTTTGGCGAATGCTGAGACGCTAGAACCTTTCGAGGACAATTCATTTGATCTGGTGACCATCAGCTTCGGTCTGCGCAACGTCACCGACAAACAAAAAGCCCTTGAAGCGATGCACCGCGTCCTAAAACCAGGTGGACGACTGCTTGTGCTTGAATTTAGCAAACCTGTCTTTAAGCCACTATCAAAGGCTTACGATCTTTATTCATTCACCGCCCTGCCTGTGATGGGCAAGATCGTCGCCGGCGATGCTGAAAGCTATCAATATCTAGCAGAGTCCATCCGTATGCACCCCGACCAAACCACCTTAAAAGGCATGATGGAAAAAGCAGGATTTGTAAACTGCGACTACCACAACCTAACTGGCGGCATCGTGGCGGTGCATCGTGGGTTTAAGGCACGCCGATGA